A region of Plectropomus leopardus isolate mb chromosome 16, YSFRI_Pleo_2.0, whole genome shotgun sequence DNA encodes the following proteins:
- the flvcr1 gene encoding feline leukemia virus subgroup C receptor-related protein 1 → MVAGELVQEHLRADTGAPDDITVGRKTPELEGAAERCAEPTYEAAPTGGAGETDRVLEQEKEVQPDEREAMLPNGGGGEKEEKEGKTLETKLYWRRFAVLTVFSLYSLVNAFQWIQYSIITNVFTRYYGVTTDKVDWLSIVYMVAYVPLIFPATWLLDRKGLRLTALLGAGLNCAGAWLKCASVSPELFGVTVTAQVICSVAQVFILGLPSRVASVWFGPREVSTACATAVLGNQLGTAIGFLLPPVLVPNTPDNVELTGHNISIMFYGTATVSTVLFLLTVIVIKDRPPLPPSHAQAIQPDSPPEDYSYKQSILNLIKNKAFMLLLVSYGIMTGSFYSVSTLLNQMITTCYEHQELNAGRIGLTLVVAGMVGSILCGLWLDHTKTYKITTLIVYILSFLGMVVFTFTLNLNNIQLVFFTAGALGFFMTGYLPLGFEFGVEITYPESEGTSSGLLNAFAQIFGIIFTLIQGKLTTDYNPLAGNLFLCAWIFLGILLTALIKSELKRHNVNMGADSNHLQALSTECPEDLPSEKTTNGFKLEPSFSFSRETSL, encoded by the exons ATGGTAGCCGGCGAGCTCGTGCAGGAGCATCTGCGCGCGGACACCGGCGCACCTGACGACATCACGGTCGGCAGGAAGACTCCCGAGCTGGAGGGAGCCGCCGAGCGATGCGCAGAGCCGACATACGAAGCGGCGCCGACGGGCGGGGCTGGAGAGACAGACCGTGTGCtggagcaggagaaggaggtgCAGCCGGATGAGAGAGAGGCAATGCTGCCCAacggaggaggaggtgagaaggaggagaaggaggggaagACGCTCGAGACAAAACTGTACTGGCGCCGGTTCGCTGTGCTGACAGTTTTCAGCCTGTACTCTCTTGTGAACGCCTTCCAGTGGATCCAGTACAGCATCATCACCAACGTGTTCACCAGGTACTACGGGGTCACTACAGACAAGGTGGACTGGCTCTCCATCGTCTACATGGTCGCCTACGTGCCGCTCATCTTCCCGGCCACCTGGCTGCTGGACCGGAAGGGTTTGCGGCTCACGGCCCTGCTGGGCGCCGGCCTCAACTGCGCCGGCGCCTGGCTCAAGTGCGCCAGCGTGAGCCCCGAGCTGTTCGGAGTCACCGTCACCGCGCAGGTCATCTGCTCCGTGGCGCAGGTGTTCATCCTCGGCCTGCCTTCCCGCGTTGCCTCGGTGTGGTTTGGACCCAGGGAGGTTTCCACCGCGTGCGCCACGGCGGTGCTGGGGAACCAG TTGGGAACAGCCATAGGTTTCCTGTTGCCTCCGGTTTTGGTTCCCAACACGCCTGACAATGTTGAACTGACAGGCCACAACATCAGCATCATGTTCTATGGCACTGCCACTGTCTCCACGGTCCTCTTCCTCCTTACGGTTAtcg TCATAAAGGACCgacctcctctccctcccagTCACGCCCAGGCCATCCAACCAGACTCTCCTCCAGAGGATTACTCCTACAAACAGTCCATCTTGAAcctgataaaaaataaagcgTTCATGCTCCTGCTCGTCAGTTACG gtATAATGACTGGTTCCTTCTACTCTGTCTCAACACTTCTCAATCAGATGATCACAACCTGCTAtgag CACCAGGAGTTGAATGCTGGGAGAATTGGTTTGACTCTTGTGGTTGCTGGAATGGTGGGCTCCATCCTCTGTGGTCTGTGGCTGgaccacacaaaaacatacaa gatAACAACTCTGATCGTGTACATATTGTCGTTTCTGGGCATGGTGGTCTTCACCTTCACTCTGAACCTCAACAACATCCAGCTGGTCTTCTTCACTGCTGGAGCACTAGG gttcTTCATGACAGGTTACTTGCCTCTGGGCTTTGAGTTTGGGGTGGAGATCACCTATCCAGAGTCTGAGGGAACGTCATCAGGGCTCCTTAATGCTTTTGCTCAG ATATTTGGGATCATTTTCACTCTGATTCAGGGAAAACTTACCACAGACTACAATCCACTGGCTGGAAACCTCTTCCTCTGCGCCTGGATCTTCCTGGGAATACTGCTCACTG CCTTAATTAAGTCAGaactgaaaagacacaatgtcaACATGGGAGCAGACAGCAACCACTTGCAAGCA CTTTCCACTGAGTGCCCTGAAGACCTCCCTTCAGAAAAGACAACAAACGGGTTCAAGCTTGAACCCTCCTTCAGCTTCTCCCGTGAAACATCTCTGTGA
- the tatdn3 gene encoding LOW QUALITY PROTEIN: putative deoxyribonuclease tatdn3 (The sequence of the model RefSeq protein was modified relative to this genomic sequence to represent the inferred CDS: inserted 1 base in 1 codon) translates to MEYGFVDCHCHISASEFKEDLEDVIQRTTEAGVRTLVAVTEEVREFDRVLQLQESYPDLVAPCFGLHPLQAGGAXEQRSVTPQDLDAALPQFYKHKECIVAVGEIGLDFTPWCAPTQEDRDNQMNVFIKQLDVAKELDLPVNVHSRSAAKVTIATMKEQGISRALLHNFAGKPSVALEGVKAGYFFSFPPAVCRNPQRDRLIKQIPLEHICLETDSPALGLDKHVRNEPCNIALSCRYIADVKGLSPQTVQLVTAQNAHRLFPKVKRR, encoded by the exons ATGGAGTATGGCTTCGTAGACTGTCACTGTCATATATCAGCCAGTGAGTTTAAAGAG GATCTGGAGGATGTGATTCAGAGGACCACTGAG GCTGGGGTAAGGACTCTTGTTGCAGTTACAGAAGAAGTCAGAGAGTTTGACAGAGTTCTCCAGCTGCAAGAAAG TTATCCAGATCTGGTGGCTCCATGTTTCGGCCTCCATCCGCTGCAGGCTGGCGGGG CCGAGCAGCGCAGCGTGACGCCTCAG GACCTTGATGCTGCCCTGCCACAATTCTACAAACACAAAGAGTGTATTGTCGCTGTTGGAGAg ATTGGTTTAGACTTCACGCCGTGGTGTGCTCCcacacaggaggacagagacaacCAGATGAATGTCTTCATTAAACAGCTCGACGTCGCCAAGGAACTGGACCTGCCTGT GAACGTCCACTCGCGATCAGCTGCTAAGGTCACCATAGCAACCATGAAAGAACAAG GTATCAGTCGAGCTTTGCTTCACAACTTTGCGGGGAAGCCGTCAGTCGCTCTGGAAGGCGTGAAGGCTGGTTACTTCTTCTCCTTTCCACCTGCTGTCTGCAGGAATCCACAG agagacagactgatCAAGCAGATCCCACTGGAGCACATCTGTCTGGAAACAGACTCTCCTGCACTGGGGCTTGACAAGCAT GTAAGGAACGAACCTTGTAACATCGCTCTGTCCTGCCGGTACATCGCCGACGTCAAAGGTCTGTCTCCACAAACTGTTCAGCTCGTCactgcacaaaatgcacacagaCTCTTTCCCAAAGTGAAGAGGCGCTAA
- the LOC121955547 gene encoding spermatogenesis-associated protein 45-like — translation MSGSTERALLELNLRRETWCQVEMNPRQSWERTERRHYRSHLQTSPVLLTALTAGPQRRAACSERLPPAKLSERRHYEESYETHLV, via the exons atgtctgGATCTACAGAGCGCGCGCTCCTGGAGCTGAACCTGCGGAGGGAGACGTGGTGTCAGGTGGAGATGAACCCCCGGCAGTCCTGGGAGAGGACCGAGAGGAGACACTACCGGAGTCACCTGCAGACCAGCCCTGTCCTCCTCACTGCTTTGACCGCCGGACCACAGCGCAGGGCGGCCTGCAGTGAGCGGTTGCCCCCTGCCAAGCTATCGGAGAGAAGGCACTACGAGGAGAGCT ATGAAACACACCTGGTGTAG
- the nsl1 gene encoding kinetochore-associated protein NSL1 homolog → MEPEESKALPSDETDQQYRVQVTSKKQVIEQMNKYKDILKTALDGQKDAAEETKRVLLQELLANFEAAVQDNVLVNGQPWEEAPDVEVEDEAADLESLLDDTIVETTRRRRTYPRQILPHVVHSLKAQRKVMRLYEHAVKPQEVSKDPDQESIMSDLSAAAPGMVKQAIQVIKSINTLQKQAEGLCDILNMKPSQATLDIHREVFGFNSQSDAPRPPVNGATRNRQPIKRAVEEAAAASSYGPLSKKPV, encoded by the exons ATGGAGCCCGAAGAGAGTAAAGCCTTACCAAGCGATGAAACGGACCAGCAGTACAGAGTGCAAGTAACGTCGAAGAAACAAGTAATCGAGcagatgaataaatacaaagacattttgaaGACAGCGCTGGACGGACAGAAGGACGCCGCGGAGGAGACGAAGCGAGTTTtactgcaggagctgctggcg AACTTTGAGGCGGCTGTTCAGGACAACGTGTTGGTGAACGGGCAGCCCTGGGAGGAGGCCCCTGATGTTGAAG TGGAGGATGAGGCTGCTGATCTGGAAAGCCTGCTAGATGACACCATTGTTGAGACCACCAGGAGGCGGCGTACGTACCCAAGACAGATCCTGCCACATGTGGTCCACTCCCTCAAAGCCCAGCGTAAAGTCATG AGGCTGTATGAGCATGCAGTCAAACCTCAAGAGGTGTCCAAAGATCCAGATCAAG AGAGCATCATGAGCGACttgtcagcagcagctcctggaaTGGTCAAACAGGCAATCCAGGTCATAAAG tcaatcAACACTCTGCAGAAACAAGCCGAGGGCCTCTGTGACATCCTCAACATGAAACCAAGCCAGGCCACCCTAGATATTCACAGAGAAGTGTTTGGTTtcaacagccaatcagacgCCCCCCGCCCTCCTGTGAATGGAGCCACGAGGAACAGGCAGCCAATCAAGAGAGCCGTAGAGGAAGCAGCTGCCGCAAGCAGCTATGGGCCCCTCAGTAAGAAACCCGTGTGA
- the batf3 gene encoding basic leucine zipper transcriptional factor ATF-like 3 — MSHHGSSCPSHQKNIKNNLLCEGYEGSEDEGRRLKRREKNRVAAQKSRKRQIQRADLLHEACELLEQKNRKLRREVDSLSEEQRLLSETLRAHEPFCPVMHCSFASCTSSSLQPDTMAARAV, encoded by the exons atgtcacaccATGGTTCTTCCTGCCCATCTCATCAGAAGAATATCAAGAATAACCTCCTCTGTGAAGGATATGAG ggttCAGAGGATGAAGGCAGGAGgctgaagaggagagagaagaacagAGTTGCAGCCCAGAAGAGTCGGAAGAGACAAATACAGAGAGCTGACCTTCTgcatgag GCCTGTGAGCTGCTGGAGCAGAAGAACAGGAAGCTGAGAAGAGAG GTGGATTCTCTGTCTGAGGAGCAGCGTCTGCTGTCCGAGACACTCAGGGCCCATGAGCCATTTTGTCCCGTCATGCACTGCTCCTTTGCCTCATGCACCTCGTCCAGCCTGCAGCCTGACACTATGGCAGCCCGCGCTGTCTGA